In a genomic window of Streptomyces pristinaespiralis:
- a CDS encoding amino acid deaminase/aldolase — protein MTPRSADRARYDKATAHLDAPVAIVDLDAFDANAVDLVRRAGGKPVRVASKSVRCRALLERVLAMDGFAGIMSFTLDESIWLARAGFDDVLLAYPSADRAGFAELAADPKLAAAVTVMVDDPEQLELIDASRAGGAEEIRLCLELDTALQLLGSRVRVGARRSPLREPARLAEMARSIARRPGFRLVGLMAYEGHVAGVGDAVAGSPVRSRAVRLMQRAARKELAARRAAVVRAVRAVEPGLEFVNGGGTGSVQYTAAEDAVTEIAAGSGLYAPRLFDNYTSFTARPAALFAQPVVRRPGVGAVTVLGGGYPASGAAGRDRLPVPWLPEGLRYDPQEGAGEVQTPLLGPPADDLLIGDKVWFRHAKAGELCERFDTLHLVEGDRVTGTAPTYRGEGRTFL, from the coding sequence ATGACTCCCCGTTCCGCTGACCGGGCCCGTTACGACAAGGCCACCGCCCACCTCGACGCGCCCGTCGCGATCGTCGATCTCGATGCCTTCGACGCCAACGCCGTCGATCTGGTGCGCAGGGCCGGGGGCAAGCCCGTGCGGGTCGCCAGCAAGTCGGTCCGCTGCCGGGCGCTGCTCGAACGGGTCCTGGCCATGGACGGGTTCGCCGGGATCATGTCGTTCACGCTGGACGAATCGATCTGGCTGGCGCGGGCCGGTTTCGACGACGTGCTGCTCGCCTACCCCTCCGCGGACCGCGCCGGTTTCGCCGAGCTCGCGGCCGATCCCAAGCTCGCCGCCGCCGTGACGGTGATGGTCGACGACCCCGAGCAGCTGGAGCTCATCGACGCCTCGCGCGCCGGTGGTGCGGAGGAGATCCGGCTCTGTCTCGAACTGGACACGGCGCTCCAGCTGTTGGGCAGCCGGGTGCGGGTCGGCGCACGCCGTTCGCCGCTGCGTGAGCCGGCCCGGCTCGCGGAGATGGCCAGGTCCATCGCGCGCCGCCCGGGGTTCCGCCTGGTGGGGCTGATGGCGTACGAGGGCCATGTCGCCGGTGTGGGCGACGCGGTCGCCGGTTCGCCGGTGCGTTCGCGCGCCGTGCGGCTGATGCAACGCGCCGCCCGTAAGGAGTTGGCGGCCCGCCGGGCGGCCGTGGTGCGGGCCGTACGGGCGGTGGAGCCCGGCCTGGAGTTCGTCAACGGCGGCGGCACCGGCAGTGTGCAGTACACGGCGGCCGAGGACGCGGTCACGGAGATCGCGGCCGGTTCCGGCCTGTACGCGCCGCGCCTGTTCGACAACTACACGTCGTTCACGGCCCGGCCCGCCGCGCTGTTCGCCCAGCCGGTGGTGCGCCGGCCCGGTGTGGGAGCGGTCACGGTCCTCGGCGGCGGCTATCCCGCCTCGGGTGCCGCAGGCCGCGACCGGCTGCCCGTGCCGTGGCTTCCCGAGGGACTGCGCTACGACCCCCAGGAGGGGGCCGGGGAGGTGCAGACGCCGCTGCTCGGTCCGCCCGCCGACGATCTGCTGATCGGCGACAAGGTGTGGTTCCGGCACGCCAAGGCCGGTGAGCTGTGCGAGCGTTTCGACACCCTGCATCTCGTCGAGGGCGACCGTGTGACGGGCACCGCGCCGACGTACCGGGGCGAGGGCCGCACCTTCCTCTGA
- a CDS encoding DUF2510 domain-containing protein: protein MSMTTPPGWYPDPEAPHSERWWDGTAWTAHVRAAQAPGPGPGHQPVQQAPGSGPGHQPVQQAPGPGPGHQPVQQAAGFGPGHQPQGPGGTFGPPQPHTVPMRPAGPGPGGSGNKRLVALAVAGVVLVAAVATGAVLLGGDDSGSAPKAAPSSSPPPVPPTADPKNSATASPTATQDATVLEDQLNGITLAVPDGWVRATSSLEEGATIYTDETYDCPAGGSSLCRRGRVSSLAANTSATTAEAVAKEDISRFAEKIYGEDTLGNRPHGGIESHKVLKSQNFAVAGRAGYLVRWQVVTGAGPGGYVQTIAFPSPAGTGALMVVRFAFDAAPSAPGLDVMDEVAASIRPVGETTGGGVGSSIGPG from the coding sequence ATGAGCATGACGACCCCTCCCGGCTGGTACCCGGACCCCGAAGCGCCGCACAGCGAACGCTGGTGGGACGGTACGGCCTGGACCGCGCACGTCCGCGCGGCCCAGGCCCCGGGACCCGGGCCGGGGCATCAGCCCGTGCAGCAGGCCCCGGGATCCGGGCCGGGGCATCAGCCCGTGCAGCAGGCCCCGGGACCCGGGCCGGGGCATCAGCCCGTGCAGCAAGCCGCGGGCTTCGGGCCGGGTCATCAGCCGCAGGGACCGGGCGGGACGTTCGGGCCCCCGCAGCCGCACACGGTCCCGATGCGCCCCGCCGGCCCCGGCCCTGGCGGCAGCGGCAACAAGCGGCTCGTGGCGCTCGCCGTCGCCGGGGTCGTGCTCGTCGCGGCGGTCGCGACCGGGGCCGTGCTCCTCGGTGGGGACGACAGCGGCTCCGCGCCGAAGGCCGCGCCGAGCAGCAGCCCGCCGCCCGTCCCCCCGACGGCCGACCCGAAGAACAGCGCCACCGCCTCGCCCACCGCGACGCAGGACGCCACGGTGCTCGAGGACCAACTCAACGGCATCACGCTCGCCGTCCCGGACGGCTGGGTGCGGGCCACCAGCTCCCTCGAAGAGGGCGCGACGATCTACACGGACGAGACGTACGACTGCCCCGCGGGCGGGTCCTCCCTCTGCCGCCGCGGCCGGGTCTCCTCACTGGCGGCGAACACGAGCGCCACCACGGCCGAGGCCGTGGCCAAGGAGGACATCTCCCGGTTCGCGGAAAAGATCTACGGCGAGGACACCCTCGGCAACCGCCCCCACGGTGGCATCGAGTCCCACAAGGTCCTCAAGTCGCAGAACTTCGCCGTCGCCGGGCGGGCCGGCTATCTGGTGCGCTGGCAGGTCGTCACCGGCGCCGGCCCCGGTGGCTACGTGCAGACGATCGCCTTCCCCTCACCCGCCGGCACCGGGGCGCTGATGGTGGTCCGCTTCGCCTTCGACGCGGCCCCGTCCGCACCCGGGCTCGACGTGATGGACGAGGTGGCCGCGAGCATCCGCCCCGTCGGCGAGACAACGGGCGGCGGCGTCGGCAGCAGCATCGGCCCCGGCTGA
- a CDS encoding SseB family protein, with protein MALKNIPDPGFSDDDGTADPALEAALTAWSKDRGAEQPVLEALRGARLLVPIVAVLGEVEEDPETGLRREKTSDMAVPTLTAGSRRALPAFTSIASLARWDPQARPVAVPLHQALQAAAHEKADTVVLDLAGPVPYQLTGPALLALAEGRTSTDPLADPAVTGAVRAAVAAEPAVLRAHLGPGRDADGTLALVLAADAAPAEAGGRVARALAADDVLRARLVRGLDLALLPAGATPPGEPFYVKE; from the coding sequence GTGGCGCTCAAGAACATTCCCGACCCCGGCTTCTCCGACGACGACGGCACCGCCGACCCGGCCCTGGAGGCGGCGCTCACCGCCTGGTCCAAGGACCGCGGTGCCGAACAGCCGGTCCTGGAGGCGCTCCGTGGCGCCCGGCTCCTGGTCCCGATCGTCGCCGTGCTCGGCGAGGTCGAGGAGGACCCCGAGACCGGTCTGCGCCGTGAGAAGACCAGCGACATGGCCGTGCCGACGCTCACGGCAGGCTCCCGCCGGGCCCTGCCCGCGTTCACGTCGATCGCCTCGCTCGCCCGGTGGGACCCGCAGGCCCGTCCCGTCGCCGTGCCGCTGCACCAGGCGCTCCAGGCCGCGGCCCACGAGAAGGCGGACACCGTCGTGCTCGACCTGGCCGGGCCCGTGCCGTACCAGCTCACCGGCCCCGCCCTGCTCGCCCTCGCGGAGGGCCGCACCAGCACCGACCCGCTCGCCGACCCGGCGGTCACCGGGGCGGTGCGCGCGGCGGTCGCCGCGGAACCGGCGGTGCTGCGGGCCCACCTCGGACCCGGCAGGGACGCGGACGGCACGCTCGCCCTGGTGCTGGCCGCGGACGCCGCGCCGGCCGAGGCGGGCGGCCGCGTCGCACGGGCGCTCGCGGCGGACGACGTACTGAGGGCCCGCCTGGTGCGGGGCCTCGACCTGGCACTGCTGCCGGCCGGGGCCACCCCTCCGGGCGAGCCCTTCTACGTAAAGGAATAG
- a CDS encoding aldehyde dehydrogenase family protein, with protein sequence MADTHHDVLDPATEEVVTTVPATTAAEVDTAVARAARAQEQWAAAAPADRARLLRRFAAVVDDHLEELARLEVREAGHTIGNARWEAGNVRDLLDYAAGGVERLNGRQIPVPGGMNFTILEPLGVVGVIAPWNFPMPIAAWGTAPALAAGNAVLLKPAETTPLTALRLAELALVAGLPEHLFQVLPGAGDVTGDALVEHPGVAKIVFTGSTRVGKSIMAKCADRVKRVTLELGGKSPNIVFADADLDAAAAATPMSFLDNSGQDCCARTRILVQASVYDRFLDLLAPAVESVVVGDPSDEKTQMGPLISRTQLERVRGYVPDGAKAIRGSAPDGPGFWFPPTVLTDIAPDAPAACEEIFGPVAAVIPFEDEEDAVRLANATEYGLSGSLWTRDVARALRVSRAVRAGNLSVNSHSSVRYWTPFGGYKQSGLGRELGPDALTAFTETKNVFISTEA encoded by the coding sequence TTGGCTGACACGCACCACGACGTACTCGACCCGGCCACGGAAGAAGTCGTAACGACCGTCCCCGCGACGACGGCCGCCGAGGTCGACACCGCCGTCGCCCGCGCAGCGAGGGCCCAGGAGCAGTGGGCGGCCGCCGCCCCCGCCGACCGGGCCCGGCTGTTGCGCCGCTTCGCCGCCGTCGTCGACGACCACCTCGAGGAACTGGCCCGGCTCGAGGTCCGCGAGGCGGGCCACACCATCGGCAACGCCCGGTGGGAAGCGGGCAACGTCCGCGACCTGCTCGACTACGCCGCCGGGGGAGTGGAGCGCCTCAACGGCCGGCAGATCCCCGTCCCGGGCGGCATGAACTTCACGATCCTCGAACCGCTCGGTGTCGTCGGCGTGATCGCACCGTGGAACTTCCCCATGCCGATCGCCGCCTGGGGCACGGCCCCCGCGCTCGCCGCCGGCAACGCCGTCCTGCTGAAGCCGGCCGAGACCACACCCCTGACGGCCCTGCGCCTCGCGGAACTCGCCCTGGTGGCCGGTCTGCCCGAGCATCTCTTCCAGGTGCTGCCCGGCGCCGGTGACGTGACCGGCGACGCGCTCGTCGAGCACCCCGGCGTCGCGAAGATCGTCTTCACCGGCTCCACCAGGGTCGGCAAGAGCATCATGGCCAAGTGTGCCGACCGCGTGAAGCGGGTGACCCTCGAACTCGGCGGCAAGAGCCCCAACATCGTCTTCGCCGACGCCGATCTTGACGCCGCCGCGGCCGCCACCCCCATGTCCTTCCTCGACAACAGCGGACAGGACTGCTGCGCCCGCACCCGGATCCTTGTGCAGGCATCGGTGTACGACCGCTTCCTGGACCTGCTCGCCCCCGCCGTCGAATCGGTCGTCGTCGGCGATCCGTCCGACGAGAAGACGCAGATGGGCCCGCTGATCTCGCGCACCCAGCTGGAACGCGTACGCGGCTACGTCCCCGACGGCGCCAAGGCGATCCGGGGCAGCGCACCCGACGGGCCCGGCTTCTGGTTCCCGCCGACGGTCCTCACCGACATCGCCCCCGACGCGCCCGCCGCGTGCGAGGAGATCTTCGGACCGGTCGCCGCCGTCATCCCCTTCGAGGACGAGGAGGACGCCGTACGGCTCGCCAACGCCACCGAATACGGCCTCTCCGGCTCCCTCTGGACCCGCGACGTGGCCCGTGCCCTGCGCGTCTCCCGTGCCGTCCGCGCCGGCAACCTCTCCGTCAACTCCCACTCCAGCGTCCGCTACTGGACCCCCTTCGGCGGCTACAAGCAGTCCGGGCTCGGCCGTGAACTCGGCCCCGACGCTCTCACCGCTTTCACCGAGACCAAGAACGTCTTCATCAGCACGGAGGCCTGA
- a CDS encoding 3-oxoacyl-ACP reductase, whose product MTGTPVCRRLEGRTAVITGAGSGIGLAAARRLAAEGANVVCGDIDETAGKAAADEVGGTFVRVDVTDAEQVDALFKAAYDTYGSVDVAFNNAGISPPDDDSILTTGIDAWRRVQEVNLTSVYLCCKAAIPYMQRQGRGSIINTASFVAIMGAATSQISYTASKGGVLAMSRELGVQFAREGIRVNALCPGPVNTPLLQELFAKDPERAARRLVHIPAGRFAEADEIAAAVAFLASDDSSFVNATDFLVDGGISGAYVTPL is encoded by the coding sequence ATGACTGGGACCCCTGTCTGCCGCCGCCTCGAAGGCCGCACCGCAGTGATCACCGGTGCCGGCAGCGGCATCGGCCTCGCGGCCGCGCGCCGCCTCGCCGCCGAGGGCGCGAACGTCGTCTGCGGCGACATCGACGAGACCGCGGGCAAGGCCGCGGCCGACGAGGTCGGCGGGACCTTCGTCCGCGTCGACGTCACCGACGCCGAACAGGTCGACGCGCTGTTCAAGGCCGCCTACGACACCTACGGCAGCGTCGACGTCGCCTTCAACAACGCAGGCATCTCGCCCCCCGACGACGACTCGATCCTCACCACCGGCATCGACGCGTGGCGGCGCGTCCAGGAGGTCAACCTCACCTCCGTCTACCTGTGCTGCAAGGCGGCCATCCCCTACATGCAGCGCCAGGGCCGGGGCTCCATCATCAACACCGCATCCTTCGTGGCGATCATGGGCGCCGCGACCTCCCAGATCTCGTACACCGCCTCCAAGGGCGGCGTGCTCGCCATGTCGCGGGAGCTGGGCGTGCAGTTCGCCCGCGAGGGCATCCGCGTCAACGCCCTGTGCCCGGGACCGGTCAACACCCCGCTGCTCCAGGAGCTGTTCGCCAAGGACCCGGAGCGGGCCGCACGGCGTCTGGTGCACATCCCGGCCGGGCGTTTCGCGGAGGCCGACGAGATCGCCGCCGCCGTCGCGTTCCTCGCCAGCGACGACTCCTCGTTCGTCAACGCGACGGACTTCCTCGTCGACGGCGGGATCTCCGGTGCGTACGTGACCCCTCTGTAG
- a CDS encoding glutamine synthetase family protein gives MADRKPPLALDELRELVASGEIDTVVLAFPDMQGRLQGKRFAAPFFLEEVVEHGTEGCNYLLAVDTDMNTVDGYEMSSWERGYGDFAMHPDLTTLRRIPWHEGTALVIADLAWGEERPVVAAPRQILRAQLERLAEHGLTAHVGTELEFIVFKDTYEQAWDSGYHGLTPANQYNIDYSVLGTGRIEPLLRRIRNEMTGAGLTVESAKGECNPGQHEIVFKYDEALVTCDQHAVYKTGAKEIAAQEGVSLTFMAKYNEREGNSCHIHLSLRDADGRSVMAGDGPDGMSPLMRHFLAGQLAALRDFSLLYAPTVNSYKRFRPGSFAPTAVAWGHDNRTCALRVVGHGPSTRFENRLPGGDVNPYLAVAGLVAAGLHGIEQRLELPDPCTGNAYSGDHEHVPTTLREAAELWENSPIAKAAFGDAVVAHYRNMARVELEAFDSAVTDWELRRSFERM, from the coding sequence GTGGCAGACCGCAAACCCCCGCTCGCCCTCGACGAGCTGCGTGAGCTCGTCGCGAGCGGCGAGATCGACACCGTCGTCCTCGCCTTCCCCGACATGCAGGGACGACTGCAGGGCAAGCGGTTCGCCGCCCCCTTCTTCCTCGAAGAGGTCGTCGAGCACGGCACCGAGGGCTGCAACTACCTCCTCGCCGTCGACACCGACATGAACACGGTCGACGGATACGAGATGTCGTCCTGGGAACGCGGCTACGGCGACTTCGCCATGCACCCGGATCTCACCACGCTGCGCAGGATCCCCTGGCACGAGGGCACCGCACTCGTCATCGCCGACCTGGCGTGGGGCGAGGAACGGCCCGTCGTCGCCGCCCCCCGGCAGATCCTCCGGGCCCAGCTGGAGCGCCTCGCCGAGCACGGACTCACCGCCCACGTCGGCACGGAGCTCGAGTTCATCGTCTTCAAGGACACCTACGAGCAGGCCTGGGACAGCGGCTACCACGGCCTCACACCGGCCAACCAGTACAACATCGACTACTCCGTCCTCGGCACCGGCCGCATCGAGCCCCTGCTGCGCCGCATCCGCAACGAGATGACCGGCGCCGGCCTGACCGTCGAGTCCGCCAAGGGCGAGTGCAACCCGGGCCAGCACGAGATCGTGTTCAAGTACGACGAGGCCCTCGTCACCTGCGACCAGCACGCCGTCTACAAGACCGGCGCGAAGGAGATCGCCGCCCAGGAAGGCGTCTCGCTCACCTTCATGGCGAAGTACAACGAGCGCGAGGGCAACTCCTGCCACATCCACCTGTCCCTGCGCGACGCCGACGGCCGGAGCGTCATGGCCGGGGACGGCCCCGACGGCATGTCGCCGCTCATGCGGCACTTCCTCGCCGGCCAGCTCGCCGCACTGCGCGACTTCTCCCTGCTGTACGCGCCGACCGTCAACTCCTACAAGCGTTTCCGCCCCGGCTCCTTCGCCCCGACCGCCGTCGCCTGGGGCCACGACAACCGCACCTGCGCCCTCCGCGTCGTCGGCCACGGCCCCTCGACGCGCTTCGAGAACAGGCTGCCCGGCGGTGACGTCAACCCGTACCTCGCCGTCGCCGGCCTCGTCGCCGCCGGCCTGCACGGCATCGAGCAGCGGCTCGAACTCCCGGACCCCTGCACGGGCAACGCCTACTCCGGCGACCACGAACACGTCCCCACCACCCTGCGCGAGGCCGCCGAGCTGTGGGAGAACAGTCCCATCGCCAAGGCCGCCTTCGGAGACGCGGTCGTCGCCCACTACCGGAACATGGCGCGCGTCGAACTCGAGGCCTTCGACTCCGCGGTGACCGACTGGGAGCTCCGCCGCTCCTTCGAACGCATGTGA
- the mycP gene encoding type VII secretion-associated serine protease mycosin: MRSHGRHRLRIVAALAATSFVVLPATPAHADGIRAQQWSLDAMNTEEAWRTTKGEGITVAVLDTGVDDQHPDLAGSVLPGKDFIGFGAERGDRAWARHGTAMAGIVAAHGHGPGRESGVLGIAPEAKILPVRVILEGSDKARDRARKTRGTALAQGIRWAADQGADVINLSLGDDSESAHAEAGEDAAVQYALSKGSVVVASAGNGGEKGDHISYPAAYPGVIAVTAVDRWGTHASFSTRRWYATVSAPGVNIVIADPDRRYYEGWGTSAAAAFVSGAVALVRSAHPDLTPAQIKKLLIDTARDAPKSGRDDSKGYGTVDPAAAISEGARLRAGDPKAATAGYREEYFGPGPRPEGSDGGPGGWLAAAAGGAGALLLAMAVVLWRGGRTRHP, translated from the coding sequence GTGAGAAGCCACGGACGCCACCGCCTGCGCATCGTCGCCGCCCTCGCCGCCACCTCGTTCGTCGTGCTGCCGGCGACGCCCGCCCACGCGGACGGCATCCGGGCCCAGCAGTGGAGCCTCGACGCCATGAACACCGAGGAGGCGTGGCGGACCACCAAGGGCGAGGGCATCACGGTCGCCGTGCTCGACACCGGTGTGGACGACCAGCACCCCGACCTGGCCGGCTCCGTGCTCCCGGGCAAGGACTTCATCGGCTTCGGCGCGGAACGCGGCGACAGGGCCTGGGCCCGGCACGGTACGGCGATGGCCGGCATCGTCGCCGCCCACGGCCACGGCCCCGGCCGGGAGTCCGGCGTCCTCGGCATCGCGCCCGAGGCGAAGATCCTCCCCGTCCGCGTCATCCTCGAGGGCAGCGACAAGGCCCGCGACAGGGCCCGTAAGACCCGCGGCACGGCCCTGGCCCAGGGCATCCGGTGGGCCGCGGACCAGGGCGCCGACGTCATCAACCTCTCCCTCGGCGACGACAGCGAGTCCGCGCACGCCGAGGCGGGCGAGGACGCGGCCGTCCAGTACGCGCTCTCCAAGGGCTCCGTCGTCGTGGCCTCCGCCGGCAACGGCGGCGAGAAGGGCGACCACATCTCCTACCCCGCCGCCTACCCGGGCGTCATCGCGGTCACCGCCGTCGACCGCTGGGGCACCCACGCGTCGTTCTCCACCCGCCGCTGGTACGCCACGGTCAGCGCGCCGGGCGTCAACATCGTCATCGCCGACCCCGACCGCCGTTACTACGAGGGCTGGGGGACCAGCGCGGCGGCGGCCTTCGTGTCCGGCGCGGTCGCCCTCGTGCGCTCGGCGCACCCGGACCTCACGCCCGCGCAGATCAAGAAGCTGCTCATCGACACCGCGCGCGACGCCCCCAAGAGCGGCCGTGACGACTCCAAGGGCTACGGCACGGTGGACCCCGCCGCGGCGATCAGCGAGGGCGCCCGGCTGCGCGCCGGCGACCCGAAGGCGGCCACGGCGGGCTACCGCGAGGAGTACTTCGGCCCCGGGCCCCGGCCCGAGGGCTCGGACGGCGGTCCGGGCGGCTGGCTCGCCGCGGCCGCCGGCGGCGCCGGCGCGCTGCTCCTGGCCATGGCCGTGGTCCTCTGGCGCGGCGGCCGCACCCGCCACCCCTGA